The region AGCGCGTACCCACAAATTCAGGTCAGAAGGCGGTTTCCACGAGAATTTGGGGCGTTGTGGGCACATTACCAACAACTGTGTGAAACACAAACCTCCGAAAGGCCGGCACTCACTCACATCCAGCGCGCTATCAACACTTTTTAGTAACCATAACCGTTCTAAATCTGACTAAAGCAGTTTTTCGTTGGTAGAAGCCCGCCCTCCCATAGAGAGCGGGCTTTTTTGTTCACATCCCGACTTTTCTCGTCACCAAAAACCCCGTCACCGGCGAAGATGCTCCAGCGCGTCTCTCATCGGCAAACTGGACACGACAATCGGCCCGGTGAATGGTGTATCCAGATCGACAATCACATAGATAGCGGAAGCAATCGATACTGCTCCGATGGAGATAGTCACCAACGCCAACGCATTGCGCGGCGCGATCAATCCGAAGCTGAGAAAAATCACGCACAACCAGAACGTCAGCGTCATCAAAAAAGGCATAGAAATTGAGCTGTGCGCTTCCTCGATGATCTTCCATCGAGCGTCCACCGTTCGCCGATATTGAGTCAAGGCATCATCGAGCGCGCGCTGTTGTAATGGGTCGTGCGCTCGCAGTTGCCGCAACTGCCTGCCCACCGCGGTCAGCATATCGCCGAGCCGTACGTTCTCCAGTTTCTGCGAGTCGTCCTGGGTTCCGATGTTCCTCGGATAGTCACCGGCTGGAGCCGGCTCGCCCGGCCATGTCGATGCAATCGCCGCTGCGGTGTACACGCGCAGCAGGTTACGAGCCTCATCGGTATCGCTGCCATATTCCCGCAAGGTCGTGTCGAACTCGATCAGATCGGCCGCATAGGTGCGTAAATCATTCGATTCGGTATCGAAGCTGGATTTCGCGGACGCCGTCATCAACCCGAGCACCAAAGCGGCAAACGTCACCAGCATGCCGATAACCAGCTGGATGAGTTGTACGGTTTCGTGTGCCTTGTGCTCCTCTGGCAGCAAGGGGCGCACCCACACGCCAAAGCCGGTTCCGACAAGCAATAAAGCGAAAACCAGCAGGGCCGAGCCTATTTCTGACATAGAAATGCTCCGGAGATGTGCGCCTCGTCACTTTCTACCAGCCGCCGCTTGCCGACCACCCGGGTAGTCCCGCAAATGCCCCTGCTCAAACAGCGGCCGACTTCCGCTCGTATGTTGATGTATCGCAAACGTATGCGCCATCAACCATAAAGTTTTCTGTAGTCCCGCCGTAGACCATCTATGTGGCGTTCGCTTAAATTTTGATCAAAGGTTGCGGACCTGGCCATATGGGCTTGGGCGCAGCACGCGTGACCGAGACCAGTTTTCTGAACATTCGGTCAGGCAGCCCAACGGAGACAAGCCTGATGCTGAAAAATCTGTCGATTCGAACCCGCCTTACCCTGATGATCGTGTTCTTCGGCGTGGTGCTGCTGTTCGGCGCCGCCGCCGGACTGTTGTCTTTGCGTTCGAGCAACGCGTCGCTGCAACAGATGTACACCGTGGACACGCCCGCAGTCGCCGACCTCGAAGGTAGCGCTGGACAACTGCTGCGCCTGCGTCTGGCGCTGGCGACTTACGCATCGTTGGTCGACCTGAACGATCAGGACGGCGCGAACGCGGTGCTCATGCGCTTTGATCAGTATCAGAAAGCATCGAATGATCGCCTTGCCCATTATGTGAGCCGTGCGAGCACGGATGCTGACGAACAGCGCCTGATCAAGGACATGCAGGACAAGCGCGACACCTTCCTGCACGAGGGCGTCGATCCGGCGCTGGCCGCGCTCAAGTCCGGCGACAAGACGGCATTCGAACAGCTGCAGGCGCACAAGCTGCCGTCGCTCTATAGCGCCTACGAAAAGGCCATGCTCACGCTCGAGCAATTGCAACTCGATCACGGCGCCCAGCGCTATCAGGATGCACAGGATCTGTTCTACGCGATCTGCATTGCAGTGGCGATCGGCATGGGGCTGTCGCTGCTGGGCGCCTTGATCGGACGGGCGGTCATGGTGCGGGCTATTGTCAGTCCGGTCGACGCGACCATTGCGCAGTTTCAGCGGATTGCCAATGGCGATCTGACCCGCCAGGTCGACGTGACGAGCAATAACGAAATGGGCCGTCTCGCCGCGGCATTGCGCAAGATGCAGGACTCGCTGATCGAGACGGTGAGCGCCGTGCGTCACGGCACGGAATCCATCGATACGGGCGTGAGCGAGATTGCGGCCGGTAATGCCGATCTGTCGCAACGGACCGAGGAGCAAGCCGCATCGCTCGAAGAAACGGCGGCCAGCATCGAAGAGCTGACCTCGACGGTCAAGCAGACGGCGGACAACGCGAAGCAGGCGAGCTCGCTGGCGCAGGGTGCGTCAAGCCTGGCTGCGCAGGGCGGCGATCTGACGGAGCAGGTGGTGGGCACGATGCATGGCATCGTCGACGACTCGCGGCGGATTGCCGACATTGTCGGCGTGATCGAAGGCATTGCTTTCCAGACCAATATTCTCGCGCTGAACGCAGCGGTCGAGGCGGCGCGTGCGGGCGAGCAAGGGCGTGGGTTTGCGGTGGTGGCGAGCGAAGTGCGGTCGTTGGCACAGCGAAGCGCCGCGGCGGCCAAGGAGATCAAGGGGTTGATCGATGCATCGACGGCGCGAGTGCAGGCGGGGTCGCAGCTGGTCGAGCGCTCGGGGTCGACGATGACCGAGATTGTCGATTCGATTTCGCGCGTGAGTTCGATCATGAGCGAAATCGCGGCTGCGGCGCTTGAGCAGAGCACCGGGATCGATCAGGTGAACCTGGCTGTCGCTCAGATGGATGAGGTAACGCAGCAGAATGCCGCGCTGGTTGAGCAGGCCGCTGCTGCGGCTAGTTCGCTGGAGGAGCAGGCTCGAAGGTTGACTTCGGCGGTGGCTGTGTTTCAGACAGGGAGCGGGGTTTCTACT is a window of Paraburkholderia phytofirmans OLGA172 DNA encoding:
- a CDS encoding DUF4239 domain-containing protein yields the protein MSEIGSALLVFALLLVGTGFGVWVRPLLPEEHKAHETVQLIQLVIGMLVTFAALVLGLMTASAKSSFDTESNDLRTYAADLIEFDTTLREYGSDTDEARNLLRVYTAAAIASTWPGEPAPAGDYPRNIGTQDDSQKLENVRLGDMLTAVGRQLRQLRAHDPLQQRALDDALTQYRRTVDARWKIIEEAHSSISMPFLMTLTFWLCVIFLSFGLIAPRNALALVTISIGAVSIASAIYVIVDLDTPFTGPIVVSSLPMRDALEHLRR
- a CDS encoding methyl-accepting chemotaxis protein, with product MLKNLSIRTRLTLMIVFFGVVLLFGAAAGLLSLRSSNASLQQMYTVDTPAVADLEGSAGQLLRLRLALATYASLVDLNDQDGANAVLMRFDQYQKASNDRLAHYVSRASTDADEQRLIKDMQDKRDTFLHEGVDPALAALKSGDKTAFEQLQAHKLPSLYSAYEKAMLTLEQLQLDHGAQRYQDAQDLFYAICIAVAIGMGLSLLGALIGRAVMVRAIVSPVDATIAQFQRIANGDLTRQVDVTSNNEMGRLAAALRKMQDSLIETVSAVRHGTESIDTGVSEIAAGNADLSQRTEEQAASLEETAASIEELTSTVKQTADNAKQASSLAQGASSLAAQGGDLTEQVVGTMHGIVDDSRRIADIVGVIEGIAFQTNILALNAAVEAARAGEQGRGFAVVASEVRSLAQRSAAAAKEIKGLIDASTARVQAGSQLVERSGSTMTEIVDSISRVSSIMSEIAAAALEQSTGIDQVNLAVAQMDEVTQQNAALVEQAAAAASSLEEQARRLTSAVAVFQTGSGVSTFGGWRSGSAVGVGKVDAGEFVAV